The Caretta caretta isolate rCarCar2 chromosome 10, rCarCar1.hap1, whole genome shotgun sequence genome has a window encoding:
- the COX5A gene encoding cytochrome c oxidase subunit 5A, mitochondrial, translated as MAARAPPPLRSAGLRPLAAPRRHVAGAVCPPGDAVAAAPPLALGPGAWWWPLSAAGERKSRAPVVPSRSPARSAMLGAALLLRRCTAAGLRGLARGARQPPGAAAAVLPARCYSHGTQESDEEFDARWVTYFNKPDIDAWELRKGMNTLVGYDLVPEPKIIDAALRACRRLNDFATAVRILEVVKDKAGPHKEIYPYVIQELRPTLNELGISTPEELGLDKA; from the exons ATGGCCGCCCGCGCCCCTCCTCCCCTCCGCTCTGCAGGGCTCCGCCCCCTTGCGGCTCCCCGCCGTCACGTGGCGGGGGCGGTTTGTCCGCCCGGCGACGCCGTAGCTGCTGCCCCGCCCCTTGCCCTCGGTCCAGGCGCGTGGTGGTGGCCTCTGAGCGCGGCCGGCGAGAGGAAGTCTCGCGCCCCGGTTGTCCCGTCCCGTTCCCCAGCCCGCTCCGCTATGTTGGGAGCCGCCCTGCTCCTTCGCCGCTGCACCGCTGCCGGCCTCCGTGGCCTGGCCCGGGGGGCCCGACAGCCGCCCGGCGCCGCCGCCG CTGTGTTGCCTGCTCGTTGCTACTCTCATGGGACACAAGAGTCAGATGAAGAATTTGATGCTCGCTGGGTGACGTACTTCAACAAACCAGATATTGATGCCTGGGAGCTGAGGAAAG GCATGAACACTCTGGTGGGCTACGATCTGGTGCCAGAACCAAAAATCATCGATGCTGCTTTGAGAGCATGCAGACGGTTAAATGACTTTGCTACTGCGGTCCGCATCCTAGAAGTTGTAAAG GACAAGGCAGGCCCTCACAAGGAAATCTATCCTTATGTTATCCAGGAACTTAGACCAACTTTGAATGAATTGGGAATCTCCACTCCAGAGGAACTGGGCCTAGACAAAGCATAA